The nucleotide sequence AATTGTGAAGGCACGATCCAGTCGATTAAAATCAACCCAGAAATCCTCAAGCCAGAAGATGCCGACATGGTCTCTGACTTGGTCCTCACAGCCGTCCGCCAAGCTCAGGAATCCGGACGCAAAATCTCGGCTGACGAAATCGGACAAATCACCAAAGGCATGGACCTGCCCGGCATTAACCTCGGCCTCTAAAAGAAATATGCCACACGATTACCCTGATGCCCTGAAAAATGCGATTAACGCATTAAACAAATTGCCCGGCATCGGGAAACGTAGTGCAGAACGTATCGCCCTTTCCTTGCTGGAAGAAAAAAGTGAAGTAGCCAAAGAACTCATCCAGGCAATCCAATGCGCCCTGGAAAAAGTCCGGCATTGTACGACATGCGGGAACTATACCGAAGCCGACCCCTGCGCAATTTGTTTGGATCACTCACGCGACCCGGGAATCATCTGTGTGGTGGAGACTCCCCACGACATTCTCTCCATTGAAAAAGCAGGGAGTTTCCACGGAGTTTACCATGCCCTCATGGGCCGTCTTTCCCCTTTGGACGGGGTTAATCCTGAAGATCTCCGCATCAAAGAGCTCATGGAAAGAATTACTCATTTCCCAGTCCGGGAGGTCATATTAGCGCTTGGCACCGAGCTAGAGAGCGAAACCACAGCGATTTACACAGGCAAGTTATTAAAAGAAAAAAACATCCCCGTCACCCGAATTGCTTATGGAATTTCTGCCGGAATGGGGTTAGAATACGCGGATAGCTTGACACTATCACGTGCTTTAGAAGGCAGAAGAGCAATTTAACCATGACCATTAATGCTCTATTCTTTGATCTCGGAAAGGTATTGCTGAATTTTGATTTCGGCATTGCCAAAAAATCTCTCGCTAAAAAATCATCGCTGACCCCTGCAAAAATCGAAAAACGTTTCTTCTCAAATCCCGCCTTTACCCTCTACGAAAAAGGAACAATCACTACGATTGAATTCTTCCAATCCATGTCCGACTGGCTCGACTATAATGGCACTCTGGATGAAATGGCCGATATTTTCTGTGAAATTTTCTGGGAACACGAAACCAATATCGAGATAGCGAACCAACTCTCCAAAAAAATGCCCGTTTACCTCGTCTCCAATACATGCGAGGCCCATATCGAATATTTCGAACCGAAACATACTTTCCTGCGTGAATTCAAGTTCCTCTACTATTCAAACCGCATCTGTGCCCGTAAACCTGAACCGGAATTCTACGGCCACGTCATTTCCCACAGTGGGGAAGATCCCCGGAAAAGTATTTTCGTCGATGATCTGGAGGCCAATATCATCGGAGCCAAAAAAGCAGGGTTTAACACCATCCATCTCACCCCAAAAACCAATCTCCGCAAAGAACTCGCCCGTTTTGGGGTAGAAGCCTGACAACCCAGTCACTGGGCATTTGATCATTCCCCCCCCAGCGCAACTTGCACAGGGGATAAATAAAAGCCCAGCGCGCAGTCAAGGGGGGGAGAATTACATCGCCGCAAAAGAGGCTTACTGCTACGACCAAGGCCCCAGAGACTTATATCTTTTCAATCGAAATTTCGTAATCCTCGATGACTGGGTTACTGAGGAGGTCTTTGGCAATTTGCTCGAGTTTCTCACGGGTCTTTGTGATGTCCTCACCGGATATTTTTAGCTCAATGGATTTGCCCACACGGGCTTCTTCCACACATTCCATCCCGAGATGGTGGATGGCGTTTTTCACCGTGACCCCTTGGGGGTCGAGAACGGTGCGTTTGGGCATGACAGTAACAATGGCTTTCATCATAAATTTAATTTCTCCGGTTATTATTTAATTCCGACCTTTTTGAATGTCTGATCCACGTAACGGAAATGGATTTTCAGGTCACAGAGTTTATCAATCTCGGAAGGCTTCAGGAATCGGGCAATTTGCTTATCACCCTTGAGATTCTCGGCCAGAGATTTATCCCCCTGCCAAGTAGCCATAGCCGAACGTTGAACAGCCTCATAAGCATCCTTGCGGAGCATTCCCTTACGGGTAAGGTCGAGTAATACACTTTGGGAAAAGAAAAGGCCTTTTGTCTTCCAGAGGTTCTTCGCCATATTCTCCGGATAAACGATGAGTTTATCGACGAGATCAATCAATTTATAGAGCATGTAATCAAGGGCGATACAACTATCGGGGAAAATCACGCGTTCCGCACTGGAGTGAGAAATATCGCGTTCATGCCAGAGGGCCACATTTTCAAAGGCGGCCATGGCGTTGCCACGGATGACACGGGCCAAACCGCTCAAGCGTTCACCGGTGATCGGATTACGTTTATGGGGCATGGCTGAACTTCCCTTTTGGCCTTTCGAGAAGAATTCCTCGACTTCCAAAACCTCGGTACGCTGG is from Verrucomicrobiota bacterium and encodes:
- the recR gene encoding recombination mediator RecR, with product MPHDYPDALKNAINALNKLPGIGKRSAERIALSLLEEKSEVAKELIQAIQCALEKVRHCTTCGNYTEADPCAICLDHSRDPGIICVVETPHDILSIEKAGSFHGVYHALMGRLSPLDGVNPEDLRIKELMERITHFPVREVILALGTELESETTAIYTGKLLKEKNIPVTRIAYGISAGMGLEYADSLTLSRALEGRRAI
- a CDS encoding YbaB/EbfC family nucleoid-associated protein, yielding MNVMKMLAQAQKMQGQLAKTQESLKTRTVEASAGGGAVTVVSNCEGTIQSIKINPEILKPEDADMVSDLVLTAVRQAQESGRKISADEIGQITKGMDLPGINLGL
- a CDS encoding HAD family phosphatase; the encoded protein is MTINALFFDLGKVLLNFDFGIAKKSLAKKSSLTPAKIEKRFFSNPAFTLYEKGTITTIEFFQSMSDWLDYNGTLDEMADIFCEIFWEHETNIEIANQLSKKMPVYLVSNTCEAHIEYFEPKHTFLREFKFLYYSNRICARKPEPEFYGHVISHSGEDPRKSIFVDDLEANIIGAKKAGFNTIHLTPKTNLRKELARFGVEA
- the purS gene encoding phosphoribosylformylglycinamidine synthase subunit PurS codes for the protein MMKAIVTVMPKRTVLDPQGVTVKNAIHHLGMECVEEARVGKSIELKISGEDITKTREKLEQIAKDLLSNPVIEDYEISIEKI